The Fusarium poae strain DAOMC 252244 chromosome 2, whole genome shotgun sequence nucleotide sequence CAAGTCTTGTCAGACGGAAAAAGATGCACGAAATTAGTTCGAATGAATCCTTCTCTTACACCCCCTTGTCGAAATAGACCCTTGTTCGTTGCACATAACCAACATCACTTTCCTCTTCCAGCTTGTAAGCTAAGCCTCGGCTTGGGGACACCGAATTACAGTCCATGTCACAAGACACACAGCCCATCGGGAATCCCACGAGCGAACGACTAGATAGAGTGAGTGATATACTTATCCAATGTACCTGTACTGTTGGGTTGGTAGAGTAGgtaggagaagaaagaggacaGGGGGTTGGTCAAATGTTACATTTCCCCGCAGTGCACTAGGGGAAGCACAATCTCCATGTTCCAGAAGCTTGATTCGGATCCGCTTGTCACCTCATCGCGTACTGCGGGGCCATATAACTTTGACCATACCGTATTCCTGACAAGTCAACCAACCAAACCAGCTTGACCTCGGTCGACCGGGAAGATTGCAAATCCTTTCCTGACTTTGGTTTGAGAGTCTGGGGTTGCTCGAGATGAGATAGATGTGTGGAGAATAGAACCGCACCAGTCTCGACCGTTCTGCCCCTCTTATTCACTTCCAGCACTTCGGTGTAAGCATTCTGATCAGAGCAAAGCATCTCGGATTCAGATATCCCATCACGGACGTTGTCGTTTCTTTTCGGTGGTGTGCCGCCGAGCGACATATCATTGACAAAAATCTCCTCCGCACATGATCAAGTCCAAGCAGAGTTTTGTCCCGAACGCCATCTTGGCCCGTTGCCATGCCATGGTCCGATTCCATCGGAACTACTCGCTGACCTTTTCCTCCTCCCCCTCTTCCAATCTCCTGGGGTGCCCGAAATAACATAACCCCTGGTCCATTGCTCGTAAGCCCAGACCTGGGACAAAGACAGACGTTCGCAGCTTCGGTAAATCGACAAATGTTGGTGTTTTCCAATACCGAGAGTTGCAGAAAGCCCTTGGCCGTAACGGGAACGAGGGGCAAAAGCACCGCCTTTGGATGCATCCTGCACTTTGCTGACCATAAATTGTAACGTGATCCCCATCAACGCCGAGCAAAGTGGATGACGAGCGCCAATCTTGACTGTAACCTGTTGTTCTTGCATCCTATTACCAACAACACTtttcatcccatcccattCTTCTTCCCTCTGCAACCTCACCTCTTTTGTTTGTTCCAAGGATGCCCATCTCTACCGTCAACGACTCCATCTCTGAGTCTTCAGTCCACAAGTCTTCCATCCCAACAAAGGTCGAGATGAGCCAGAATGAAAAGTACAGCGAGGCGCCCAGTGAGGCACCCACAATCCCACCCCCACCTGAGCAGTATGCTTGGAGCAGAATTAGGGAGAACTGTCAGGATGCCTTTTCGGAATTCTTTGGCACCttcattcttcttctctttggtgACGGTGTCGTTGCCCAGGTAGTTCTCAGTCGTGGGACAAAGGGTGATTATCAGAGTATCTCATGGGGATGGGGGTGAGTtgttccttgtctttgttaACCAAGCTCATCACTGACATGAACGTAGTCTTGGTGTCATGCTTGGAGTGTATGTCGGAGGTAAATCAGGTGGTCACTTGAACCCAGCTGTGACTCTGGCCAATTGTCTGTTCAGAGGTCATCCCTGGCGAAAGTTCCCCGTGTATGCCGTCGCCCAAGTCCTGGGTGCCATGGCTGCTGCAGCCGTCGTGTACGGCAACTACAAGTCTGCCATTGACGCCTATGAAGGTGGTCCTGGTATTCGTACCGTGATTGGCGAGAACGCGACCGCTGGAGTGTTTTGCACGTATCCTGCTGAATTCATGACACGGACTGGCATGTTCTTTTCCGAGTTCATTGCCAGTACGATTCTGCAGTTCGTCATCTTTGCCATGGCGGACAGCGCCAACATTGGTGCTGGTCCATTGATGCCACTGGGTCTGTTTTTCTTGATCTTCGGTATCGGCGCTTGCTTCGGTTGGGAGACAGGATATGCCATCAACTTGGCTCGTGATTTTGGTCCCCGTTTGGTTTCGTATATGCTCGGATACGGGAGTGAAGTGTGGTCTGCTGGCGGGTACTATTTCTGGGTGAGTCCAACTGCACATCGCATGGTGAATTTTTGACTGACAGCTCTTCAGATCCCTATGGTAGCTCCATTCCTTGGCTGTGCTTTTGGTGGCTTTCTGTATGATGTGTTCATTTACACTGGACCCAGTCCTATCAACACGCCCGGCATGGGTTTTGGTCGTCTCGTGAGCCCTCGTCGGTCGACTTGGTCTAACACGTACAACGCAAACTCCCCAGTATAGACTCGCTCGCGTATTCAAGGTGGTCAGGTTCTTTCATGGTGAAGATGAGGTGTTCCGGGGAGTCGTTTTATTTGAAGATCGCGTCACTGATGTGTTGAGATTCGTCTCAACTTGAACCTAACAAGCTCGCATCAATCGTTTAGCGTGACAAGCCACGTCGCGTCGTTCtggtgttttttttttgttcgTCATGGCGTTGGCGCGAAATGACGTAATGATAAGACATAGCCTAGTGTAGAGAAGAAGCTCATGCTGTTACCCAAAGTGTTCCGAGATATGGCCGTGACTGATGAGTGGTGTAGGAGAATTGAAGGTTTGCCGTGATGTCTATTTCTATACAGCTGTTAGATCTTTTCCGAGCTAGTCAAAGTGTTCCCCAATATATGTGTTATTGTTAACTACTCTTGCTCGTGTTGTCTGTTGTCTCATGTGCTGTGCTGGTGATAAACTTACCAAGTTCAATCCACCAACCCTATACCATCGACATGAGTCGCAATTCCTCAGCCTTCTTGACAGCATCTCGTCTATTTCGAATTCGAAAACTCCGTTATGAGGCTCGAGATAATTTTCAATGAAGAGAGAAGACACCCATCTGTATAACAAAGTGATTGGGGGACATGGCGTTGCTGTTGTAAGTACTGTCAAACTCCAAAGTGTTGCCCAACTTAATCCACCAGTGAGGATGAGGAACCATCAGCTTCACCAAGTGATTAGTGGGAAATTAGCCGTGCCTCTAAAGCCACAAAGATGATATATGGCTGAAATGGAATTCTTTTGAATAAAATCCATATTCTGGTAATTCCCGCATGGCGAGACCTCAGTCTCTTTTTAGTTAAACGGTCAGAACATTCGTGAGCCTTTCCACGGTTTCCCCAAAGTTGATGTCTCCGGTTGCGGGCAGACAGAAATACTGACTGCTCGGCTTGGAGTGTAAAAAAAATAGTGCGACAGAAATTGAACTAATAAACCTGGCAGCCTGACCGCAGTATTTTGAATAGCCTCTCTTCATCGGTCACCCTTTCTTACTGTCCCCCGAAGTCGGGGTTTCCCCTCTTGAACGTGGGGGCGGGTGATTAAACTCACAGGAGCAAACTCCGGATCGGAGTGACCCGCCGGAGTGGACGATTGATGATCCGACAGACACTAACCTGGATCTGGTCCAGAATTGGCATCAACCTCGGGTTTTGGACACCGAGCTGCATAAGCCCAGGGGTAAAATCTCGATGTCAACGTCAGCGTACTCGGTATTCTCACCCCGATCTGCATACGCGGCGTGCACCTTGAATGAGGCTCAGGACCATCCGGGATTCCTATTCAAGCCATGCGGTGCCATTCGAGACCTTCATTGAACAGCTTTTCACTTTTGTCTGCGGGTCAGCTCAGGTCAGATGAacgcttttctttttttactcgCAGGGTAAGAACAAGGACAGTGTTCTGTACTACCGGCATAGCCTAATTCCGCAGTACGTCTTCACTGTGCAGCACTCAATCAACCCCCAAACTTGCCAAAAACTTGTTAGAGTGTCCATGATATCAGACTCAAGTAAACGACCCATTTGCAACTCCGCTAATTTATGGACACACTCTCATCATTCTCCGTGATCGTCATCTGCTATACACTCTTATAAACCCTTTGGCCATTTCTTTGTCGCTTTGGTCTTTGACTTTATCTTTATCCCCAGACCTCATCTCCAGCTTTTCTccaacttcttctccctAATCTCCCCCAACGGTCGCCACCTTTTTTCCCTGCCTGCGCCAAACCTTCTGCCACAGCGCACAAGAGCAACCCCCAAACATCACAAACCACACACATACACACAAGATGCAACAAAGATTACGGTCAATGAAGCGCCCTCTGCTCCTTGCAGCTGCGGCCACAACAACTCTTGCTGTCGGAGGCGGCTACTACGCAACCCGCAACAGAACTCACGTCGTCGACAAGCCCCTCGTCCCCCTCAAGCGCGACACAACAGGACGCATCGTCCCTCCCACGTTCAGCGCAACAAAAGCCCGCGCCGAAGCCCTTGCTGAGCTGCGTCGCAGCGGCCAGCCCGACAAAGATACTGAATACgacctcctcatcatcggcgGTGGTGCTACAGGAACAGGAATCGCTATTGATGCCATCACCCGCGGCCTCAAGGTCGCTCTCGTCGAGCGCGATGATTTCTCCTCCGGTACAAGCTCCAAGAGCACAAAGCTCGTCCATGGTGGCGTTCGATACCTAGAAAAGGCTGTCTGGAACCTTGACTACGGTCAATTGCAGCTCGTCATGGAGGCTTTGCGCGAGCGCAAGACTTTCCTCAATATTGCGCCCCATCTGTCCAGCTCGTTGCCTATTCTGCTGCCCCTCCAGAAGTGGTGGGAGGCGCCCTACTTCTGGGCAGGCACCAAGGCCTACGATCTTCTCGCTGGCTCCCAGGGTCTCGAGAGCTCCTACTACATGAGCAAGAACAAGGCTCTCGAGGCTTTTCCCAAGTTGCGCCAAGAGAACATGGTTGGTGCTCTGGTCTACTACGATGGCCAGCACAACGACTCCCGCATGAACGTCGCTCTCGCCATGACAGCTGCGCAATACGGCGCTACCATCCTCAACCACGTTGAGGTTACCGGTCTCGAGAAGGACGCCGGCGGCAAGATCAGTGGCGCTCAAGTCCGCGATGTCCTCGCAGCCAAGAACGGCGACTCTGCCAACGCCGAATCCTTCAAGGTCCGCGCCAAGGGTGTTGTTAACGCTACCGGACCCTTCACCGATGCTATTCACCAAATGGATGACCCCTCTCGTAAACCTATTGTTGCCCCTGCTTCAGGTGTGCACATCATGCTTCCCAAGGACATCTGCCCCAACGGTATTGGTCTTCTCGACGCTGCCACTTCTGATGGCCGTGTCATCTTCGTCCTTCCCTGGCAGGGATTTACCCTTGCCGGTACTACCGACAACCCTTGCGAGGTCGAGCGTGCGCCCGTTGCTCAGCAGAACGATGTCGATTTCATTCTCCGTGAAGTCAGCAAGCTTCTGACTCCCGAGTCTGCTCTCTCTCGCAAGGACGTTCAGGCTGCCTGGTCTGGTAAGTAACACCCTAATCAATTGAACTGCACACAGTACTAACATTCACAGGCATCCGACCTCTCGTCAAGAACCCCAACGCGAAGAACACCGAATCCCTCGTCCGAAACCACCTCGTCACCACCTCCCCCTCCGGCCTTCTCACCTGCGCTGGTGGCAAGTGGACTACATACCGTGAGATGGCTGAGGACACTGTCAACGAGGCCATTAAGCTGTTCGATCTCAAGCCTCAGGCTATCTCTCTTCCCGACATTAGCGGTGCCAACGCTAGCGGTTTCACCACCACTGGCGTCTGCTGCACCCGCAACATTCCTCTTATCGGCGCTCACGGATACTCCACCTCTTTGGCCTCTCAGTTGATGGAAATGTACCCCATCGACGCTGATGTCGCCGACCACCTCGCTCACAACTACGGCGACCGCGCCTGGACTGTCCTCTCCATCAACCCCTCTCTCAACAACCGTCTTGTTTCTGGTCTCCCCTACCTCGAGTCCGAGGTTGCCCATGGCGTCCGCAATGAGGCTGCCTGCACAGTCGCCGACATCATTGCTCGCCGTACCCGCCTCTCATTCCTCGACTCTAGCAAGGCCCTTCAAGCTCTCCCCCGCGTCATCGACATTGCCGCCACTGAACTCCAATGGTCCAAGGCCCGCAAGGCCCAAGAGAAGGCTGACAGCATTGCCTTCCTCGCCTCCATGGGTCTCGAGCAGAAGACTGACGCGCCCGTCCAGGCTTCTCAAGAGGAGCGCATGCCCGCTCGTCAAATTGAGCACAGCCAACAGCGCCCCGCTCGCGTCGGCGGCCTTGACGTCGACCTGAACGGTCTCGGCAGCACTGGCTCCTACAGCAAGTCCCGCGACGACTAAAATTTGGAGTGAGATGTGAATTCCCTTTGTTTCAAGACATGGCATATGTAGCATATAGAAGATTCCCTAGCCTTGGAGATTGTGTTACAAAAGCACGGCGTATAGATACAGGATCCGGTACTTTTCGGATGGAACAAGGAGTTACGGCTTTCCCTTggtaattacttttaattaatgaACCATTTTATGATCACCTTTTGGCttgtttcttcttcatgatggtgTTTTAACTTAGTACCTGTGGCCTGATGAGAAGATTTGTGATAGTTTACCGCTAAATCTATCCCGTCAATTGATCTCAGTCAAACATGGTTCTGAGGCTACTCTCAACTTCCCCACGGTCGATCCCCGACCTTATTCCCCGCAAATAAATCCGGTTTGGAGAAATCTCCATCCGATCGTCGATGTTTCTTCCTAGCATCCCCATAAAATGAGGCTCCATTACATCAGAACCCATCCGGAGCCCCAGATTTAAAATACATCGTGACATTTGCATAGTGACGTAGTTTTATTGTAATAGACGGGTCTCCCACACGTAGCGTGTAATCTTGCGCGCTCTTGACGTTGTTTTCGGGTTTCCTGAATGGGAATTACGGTTTAAGAGCCTTGGCGATAGCTGCTGGGCAGCAAAAAAGTTGGTCTTCCGGGTTTtaggtacaaaaataaacaacctAAGAGGTATGgcctaagtagcataagctgacctactaatttcgtcccttatgcttctgaCCCTGAGTGATAGGTAGCACATGACAGTGAAAGAGATCTGCAATGGATTGGAAATTCGGGGCCCATATTCGCAACATACCTACATTTGTGCCTGGACCTCATGGTATCAGTCGGTCATGAGTCACTATACTCCTTAGTTAGGCCAAATTGGATATATTTTTTAGGTCGTTTACCTTTGTATCCTCAAATTAAAGCCAATAATCCCTATAATCCAGTAGGTCGTGTGCAAAATCACGTCCTGTTCCATTGTTTCTGAGGAGAAAAATGTCACGAGAGGCACCTTGACCATTTGTACTTCTTGCAGCTGTTCAGCATGCCATCGTATGAAATGATTTGTGACTCTAGCATTAAGGTCCTCACTCCTAATGCCATTGACCTTGGAGTTGGTAATGACTGGTTACAAATTTTGCCGACTTTTAAAGAGTAGCTGGGCGTATATTGAAGCTTGAGACATACTGACATCAAAGAAAGAATATTATGATCCAGATCGTTGACTACCTCCTAGATGTAACCATCTATAAATAGTTTTGGAAGTGACCTGACTCACAGGATGGGGACATTTCACGACTTGACGGCCTTATGTGCTCATTAGCAGTGAAAGTCATCATAGTATGACAGAAGCATTGAAGTCAGAATGCATGCATTGGGTAACAACTATGTGCTGCTCAGTTACGACTATCTATAAACCCAACGTCGGCATGTAGAGatcaagaagttgaagctcCGCCTATTGCATTGTGAGAGTGATAATTAAATGAATTAATTGAAGATCTAAGTTAAAGGACTGTAGATAGGaaagagatatatatatatatatagtataattatataattatacttataatatcctttatatttaatactcttacttaagcttataattatatagaaaataatattctttatttagtcttttaataaataaggattatatatagtctatttagctttattattaattttatttttattaacttttaagcttatttatttataaaataataaaaaaaaaagaaaaatttaataaatagaaataaaaataaataaataaataaataaaaatataaagattatattattaaaaataattttatattttttattaattatataattatataattatatctttataattatattaaaagactatttaatattaatatattaataagtttaaaagtaaattaaaattataaaaagtctaTTTTAagaaatacctttataagtctatttataacttattattttattaagatatattttattttaattttattaagtataatatacttataaataaaatagtattaaatattaatatatttagactttatatattatatagggttcttagctataataattatatcttaattattattataaataatagttatatttagcttaatattacttaaggctataagttctttaaataactattataattaaatagctttttttattacttaagtttaagctatatatttagctttatataaaaagagaataattattaattatctcttagagctttaattaatagctcttaatttaaaattaaagatatatttatttattaattattttatattttaattacctttttaatctatatttataaaaccttaaggtttttaaatattatcttaaagtCTAAGTTTAaggttaattatattatatagatattatataatcttcttaattatagtcttatattCTTTAGTTAAATtactaagatattaattatataataatatattaaatataatatttaatcttatttttaatattatatatattaataaactaattatatatatatactagtttataaattcttaattagctttatatttattagctagagaattaaactttaatattataattagtattatattataattatattcttaaagattaaatttcTTAAggacttttaaatatatatagattaagataaataaatagctctatttacttaattatattaaataattatcttaaagtaatacttatatagtttaagattaattattttaaagtataataagaattataatttaatattcttaatctcctttttatttaaactaataattaagagattattaatataaactataataaatattatacctttaataaagactcTTATATTTAACTAGAGTAGCTTAAATCtaagtttattaaagtaaaaggaaaaagtaatatattaaatatataatatttactttaatctatataataccttatttaatttataaatataatttatactatctttaaagcctttaagttaagatatatagatatctttattaatattactatataagaaggtagttttaatatttatttatttaattttaagattaaaagtaatagtaattataaagatagctttatagcttattaatttaataataaatataaatatcttatagtaattaatcttttttcttatttaaagctatatattataaagtatactttatattaaagaattttacttttacttttttatttaaccttatatacctatttactatataatatattaatattatttaatttattaattaggttttatattttattttccttaagtaattaaagtttatttattattactttattttattaatttaaagataaagattataatatttatttatatatttatagtttaaagagattaattaattaagtagctattataatGTATAttataaggaaattaaattaatctatagatttaatttatagcttttatttaaaataagtatatattataattatctttaaaaagaataggtttattaaggtaattagagtttatagtaataattaagtatagcTAGgcttaagatataattattaacttatatattactaagtTAAAGgacttatatatctatttatataataattatattataaataggtttattaattattatattttattatatttctttattttaaagttatttaaatatattattattatttatatttatatatataattataatgtaattaattttataataagtcttttattttttaatatatatcttattatttataattaattaatattaataaagctagagaaaaagatatttattaaagataatattattagatcttaataccttattattatttataaagataatatatattaataagttaatataggCTAAGAGcttatatagaattataattagttctattttatatttctttaagtctataagtttaatatatcttaagcTACCTAAGGTATAAAAGTAACTAAGATTTAaaaccttataatattattatttatatagtattattaatagaattaagtATAAACTAAGgttcttaatttatatagctcttttaaagatatatagctagtaaatatataagatcttattattaataagagttattattagctttttaagtattatataatttatttatttagtaattctattttattaatattactttatatttatatagataatcttAATTCCTTTACCTTAATAAAAGAGTTagactttatttaatatattcttatttcctctatttaattaaaagaatttatattatttaaaagataatttatagtaattaataaagaacttaagcttattaataaatttagatttttattttaataagaagacttaagttatttatataaagttatttataaagataatttaatattatttactattaagtttaattattaaaagtaatcttactatatttatataaagactcttaaataaataaattcctttcttaattaactattaatatagttatataattatatatccttatatatagaaaaaatatatatattttaattttaccttatttattcttataattattattaatagtttcttaatactttatttactaagataattaaggcatttatattaaatagtaaagtcttaatcttaaataataaaagctaaaaaagtaatattataattaatcccttctttattaataatatatatattatattttattatagctataaagactatcttattatcttaaataattattactttcttattattaatttatttttttaaatatataattataagattacttttaccctttttagttttattaaaggttatttataatactttatctatttatataaattaaagaattatatatagtttcttttaagataaggtttctaatataaatataattaataaggtaattacttaaactttataatattaataataaataaaaaaagcttttattaaactatataaatagtaataacttctttctcttttaactttaattaattaataaatctataatattacttatttaagatatttatagttattattaattatcttactaagataaaagttaattaattttaatcctttataatactttattaactacttttataagtcttatataatataatactagctattatctttaaattaagacctattaataataattactttcttaatcttaatattaagactattaaaagatctattaaattctataaaaatataataatattaaaaaagttatatataaaggctattaacctttatataattaaaaagataaatagccttattaaggttaaattaatagcctttagctataagctttattttttatatataaaaagttaaaagctagaaataatactaaagagtctatataggcttaagaagaagcttattaaaaggctagctataggtttattatatatataaaaggaattcctagataaaattaatatatataataataggcatttatatattaattaatttaaataattaaaaaggcaggtaatagttataattaaggcctttaagttatagctagtatataaattatactagttatagcttaagactataagtatataataataggcAGTAAGTAgagttaatagtaattaggtaataaaaaagttaagtttataaagttaaagttaatattaataaagcttaaagctaaaggcttagtataaattatctagctatataaccttttaactctactttataag carries:
- a CDS encoding hypothetical protein (TransMembrane:6 (i61-84o96-115i136-155o197-216i228-250o277-297i)), whose amino-acid sequence is MPISTVNDSISESSVHKSSIPTKVEMSQNEKYSEAPSEAPTIPPPPEQYAWSRIRENCQDAFSEFFGTFILLLFGDGVVAQVVLSRGTKGDYQSISWGWGLGVMLGVYVGGKSGGHLNPAVTLANCLFRGHPWRKFPVYAVAQVLGAMAAAAVVYGNYKSAIDAYEGGPGIRTVIGENATAGVFCTYPAEFMTRTGMFFSEFIASTILQFVIFAMADSANIGAGPLMPLGLFFLIFGIGACFGWETGYAINLARDFGPRLVSYMLGYGSEVWSAGGYYFWIPMVAPFLGCAFGGFLYDVFIYTGPSPINTPGMGFGRLVSPRRSTWSNTYNANSPV